A single Ptiloglossa arizonensis isolate GNS036 chromosome 2, iyPtiAriz1_principal, whole genome shotgun sequence DNA region contains:
- the G9a gene encoding histone-lysine N-methyltransferase G9a: MSEIKSKEAATMEGCHKEGEEEGMMVVERVEDKVSIQQILEGMTNEFNKSVSPVKNAEINRLEMSDHEEVEKPVASPDEIPAIEIEPVGDKDEEVVSVKQNITSSPTRIDENHKEDENIGKQEILKKDNNGIPRIVLTFRTIDENTDHGKKTKISSCSSNLTLVPDELVNCDQIGGVSVKIENSDENSDTVEKSDSEECRVEEPAKELESKEPERDMEETKITKDDAEVATEEKNKVSDEKVKADEASATIVPAEQVDQADNTAPITRKRRTGRPRLRALSDQTEDPPCPKRSARRLCKETLKSTVLESAMARKEKSNYTEENLQFKKQRKYNKPGRPKKVIQGKDQNKQLQTKPPDIRQEAETSITDGNSSISEVNTTLECSRNSTMAETSANEAILDESQNFSSDFDGMPKLSPMIKSSESQTKLSNSIGSPTSDDIPLADIEKPFLKPATGRPKRERGRPRGSQGARKIAKADLFEDGPASIAETGKNNDYPEEGTVPAKRTRRSMAPSPSPAEGQASKPESTAIMSEPYGQSMLCLCQVRSQLYVTITGSGAPLYCTAIDSIDNRLVGCCNEVDSNDVAMRRPSTRVPFIILCRMHKERLLRHNCCPSCGLFCSQGRFVHCVNGHQYHRECEVYPNKKGVCPHCGSESTAYDVMVTMSGLRKPVFIPTRKKFSKLPSAKISLPGKGDNTKLAERPPSPLIQADVIQIPEPSVNSERPERYTIMSLYTSVKNGDLEKLVNVLACGYNANHTFRDYAHRTGLHIAADKGHLSCVHVLVQAGAQLDVMDRNQLTPLMLAASKGKADVVKYLIRIGADVTLKGEDGMTALHMAAKSGHLEVCRIILTECKAPRTLVDSVDDGGWTSLIWACEFCHTDVARFLIDKKCDPLIRDAEQNIALHWSAFSGSSEITEMLLNEGCDVNAVNVHGDTPLHIAARQDQYAVSVLLLARGAKIGEANAAGETAVNCCTNDGDTMSALRLNAKVNELSEHMWEKTVKILTNDISRGKETNPIQCVNGYDSEDKPTDFLYVTENCFTSSINVDRTITSLQSCRCEDNCSSEKCLCGNISLRCWYDEEGKLISEFNYTDPPMLFECNPACDCNRITCNNRVVQHGLTQRFQLFRTQGKGWGLRTLRHIPKGSYVCEYVGEIISDSEADHREDDSYLFDLDNRDGETYCIDARRYGNIARFINHSCAPNLLPVRVFVEHQDLHFPRIAFFANREIEADEELGFDYGEKFWIIKCKSFTCTCGAENCRYSEKTIQVTLDNYRRKIQQEEMLAAQSS, encoded by the exons ATGTCGGAGATTAAGAGCAAAGAAGCTGCCACGATGGAGGGTTGTCACAAAGAGGGCGAAGAGGAAGGTATGATGGTTGTCGAGAGGGTCGAAGATAAGGTCAGTATCCAACAGATCCTCGAAGGTATGACGAATGAATTTAACAAAAGCGTGAGTCCCGTAAAAAACGCAGAAATTAATCGATTGGAGATGTCAGATCATGAAGAGGTCGAAAAACCGGTAGCGAGTCCTGACGAAATTCCAGCAATCGAGATAGAACCCGTTGGAGACAAGGATGAGGAAGTTGTTTCTGTGAAACAAAATATCACCTCCAGTCCAACAAGAATTGATGAAAATCATAAAGAGGACGAGAATATTGGAAaacaggaaattttgaaaaaggatAACAATGGAATTCCGCGTATCGTTCTTACGTTCAGGACAATCGACGAAAACACCGATCATGGTAAAAAAACGAAGATATCAAGCTGCTCCTCCAACCTTACTTTAGTTCCTGATGAATTGGTAAATTGTGATCAAATTGGCGGTGTTTCTGTGAAGATCGAGAACTCTGATGAGAATTCTGATACTGTAGAGAAATCGGATTCTGAGGAATGTAGAGTGGAAGAACCAGCCAAAGAACTTGAAAGCAAAGAACCAGAGAGGGATatggaagaaacaaaaataacaaaGGATGATGCAGAGGTGGCGACAGAggagaaaaataaagtttccgaTGAAAAGGTAAAGGCTGATGAAGCAAGTGCAACGATAGTACCTGCAGAACAGGTGGATCAAGCAGATAACACAGCTCCCATTACTAGGAAAAGAAGAACAGGACGACCTAGATTAAGAGCACTTag TGACCAGACAGAAGATCCTCCATGTCCTAAACGTTCAGCAAGAAGACTATGCAAAGAGACATTGAAAAGTACAGTGTTAGAGAGTGCAATGGCAAGGAAAGAAAAGTCTAATTATACAGAAGAAAATTTACAGTTTAAAAAACAAAGGAAGTATAATAAACCAGGGAGGCCTAAGAAAGTGATTCAAGGAAAAGATCAGAATAAGCAATTACAAACTAAGCCTCCTGATATACGTCAGGAAGCAGAGACTTCCATTACAGATGGAAACAGCAGTATTTCTGAGGTAAACACAACATTAGAATGTTCTAGAAATTCAACTATGGCAGAGACTAGTGCAAATGAAGCAATCCTGGATGAGTCTCAAAATTTTTCGTCCGATTTTGATGGTATGCCAAAGTTGTCTCCTATGATAAAAAGCTCAGAATCGCAAACAAAATTGAGTAACTCAATTGGTAGCCCCACAAGTGACGACATACCTCTAGCAGATATTGAAAAGCCATTTTTGAAACCTGCAACTGGTAGACCTAAGCGAGAAAGGGGACGGCCCCGAGGAAGCCAGGGTGCAAGAAAAATAGCAAAGGCAGATTTATTTGAAg aTGGACCTGCATCAATAGCAGAAACAGGCAAGAACAATGATTATCCTGAAG AAGGCACTGTACCTGCTAAAAGGACACGGAGAAGTATGGCTCCGAGTCCAAGTCCTGCAGAAGGACAAGCCTCAAAGCCAGAATCGACAGCAATTATGAGCGAA CCATATGGTCAATCAATGCTGTGTTTGTGTCAAGTACGATCTCAACTGTACGTAACGATAACTGGTTCTGGGGCACCATTATATTGTACAGCGATAGATTCTATCGATAATAGATTGGTAGGATGCTGCAACGAGGTGGATAGCAATGATGTTGCAATGAGGAGACCCAGTACTCGTGTTCCTTTTATAATCTTGTGTCGAATGCACAAGGAGAGACTTCTAAGACATAATTGTTGTCCTTCTTGTGGACTGTTTTGTTCACAAGGAAGATTTGTACATTGTGTTAATGGTCATCAATATCACCGTGAATGTGAAGTTTATCCAAATAAGAAAGGGGTATGTCCACATTGTGGAAGTGAAAGTACAGCGTACGATGTGATGGTTACCATGAGTGGTCTACGAAAACCTGTGTTCATTCCAACtcgtaaaaaattttcaaaattgcccTCTGCAAAAATAAGTTTACCAGGGAAAGGTGACAATACAAAATTGGCGGAGCGTCCTCCTAGTCCTTTGATTCAAGCTGATGTTATTCAAATACCGGAACCATCTGTTAATTCCGAGAGACCAGAACGTTATACTATTATGAGTCTTTACACATCTGTAAAAAATGGGGATTTAGAGAAGTTGGTTAATGTTTTAG CATGTGGCTACAATGCAAATCATACATTCCGAGATTATGCTCATCGAACCGGACTCCATATAGCCGCGGATAAAGGTCATTTATCTTGTGTACACGTATTGGTACAAGCCGGCGCTCAGTTAGATGTGATGGATAGAAATCAGTTAACACCTTTAATGCTAGCTGCCAGCAAGGGTAAAGCTGATGTAGTGAAATACTTAATAAGGATAGGCGCAGATGTTACATTGAAAGGAGAAGATGGTATGACCGCTTTGCATATGGCTGCTAAATCTGGTCATTTGGAAGTTTGTCGAATAATTTTGACAGAATGTAAAGCACCAAGAACATTAGTAG ATTCAGTGGATGATGGTGGATGGACGAGTTTAATTTGGGCGTGTGAATTTTGTCATACCGATGTAGCTCGATTTTTGATAGATAAGAAATGTGATCCTTTAATTCGAGACGCAGAACAAAATATAGCATTGCATTGGAGTGCTTTCAGTGGGAGTTCAGAAATAACAGAAATGCTTCTTAACGAAGGTTGCGATGTGAATGCTGTTAACGTCCACGGTGACACACCTTT ACATATAGCTGCAAGACAAGATCAGTATGCAGTTAGCGTTCTGTTATTAGCTCGAGGTGCCAAGATAGGTGAAGCCAATGCTGCAGGAGAAACAGCAGTAAATTGTTGTACGAACGATGGAGATACTATGTCTGCTTTAAGATTAAATGCCAAAGTTAACGAACTTTCTGAACATATGTGGGAAAAAACagtaaaaattttaactaa TGATATTTCACGCGGTAAAGAAACAAATCCAATTCAATGCGTTAATGGATATGACTCCGAAGATAAGCCTACAGATTTCCTGTATGTGACTGAGAATTGTTTTACTAGTAGTATAAATGTTGATCGCACTATAACGTCTTTACAGTCTTGTCGATGTGAAGATAATTGCAGTTCGGAAAAGTGTTTGTGCGGAAATATAAGTTTAAGGTGTTGGTACGATGAAGAAGGAAAGCTGATTTCAGAATTTAATTATACAG acCCTCCGATGTTATTCGAGTGTAATCCAGCGTGTGACtgtaatcgtataacgtgtaataatCGTGTTGTTCAACATGGTTTGACACAAAGATTCCAATTATTTAGAACGCAAGGAAAAGGTTGGGGCCTTAGAACATTGCGACACATTCCCAAAGGTTCCTACGTATGCGAATACGTTGGCGAGATCATTTCTGATTCTGAAGCTGATCATCGTGAGGACGATTCATACCTTTTCGATTTAGACAATAGA